From the genome of Verrucomicrobiota bacterium, one region includes:
- the purL gene encoding phosphoribosylformylglycinamidine synthase produces MPLICLDGGNALSSFRTAALLPRLQSIQAAIRSVHARFIHAVSAPQDFPSSSRRKLAELLTYGDPYVGPVQGVKLLIAPRLGTVSPWASKATDIAHNCGLPVRRVERLTEFILILADAESELAPSESAACAALLHDRMTESVLSHRDAIPALFESKPGRPMEHVDVLVGGKAALERANETFGLALSDDEIEYLASAFRALRRNPTDVELMMFAQANSEHCRHKIFNAEFVIDGEAQEQSLFQMIRHTHRLAPQHTVVAYSDNAAVMEGKLIERWEPTPNPRDRRYQSSQGLVHNLMKVETHNHPTAISPFPGAATGAGGEIRDEGATGRGSRPKAGLTGFSVSNLLLPGTQEPWEKRSSSKPAHVASALQIMIEGPLGGAAFNNEFGRPNLGGYFRVYEQWVNGQCRGYHKPIMIAGGIGSIAADQTTKVAFEPGALLVQLGGPGMRIGMGGGAASSLAAGANTADLDFDSVQRGNPEIQRRAHEVIVRCAALGSNNPILSIHDVGAGGLSNAFPELVHGADRGARFDLRQVPLEESGLAPKEVWCNESQERYVLAIRPESLALFEELCHRERCPFAVVGRATEAPQLILEDGPEGLRAIDLPMEVLLGKPPRMLRHASRIRRTPPPFEQASLDWKNAALDVLRHPTVASKRFLITIGDRTVGGLSSRDPLVGPWQVPVADCAVTLADYAGFRGEAMSMGERTPLAAFNAPASGRMAVGEALTNLLSAPIELARVKLSCNWMAACGEAGEDADLCDTVRAVGLELCPALGISVPVGKDSLSMRTRWTENGESRQVTAPVSLIVSAFATVEDVRPALTPWLSSGETVLILVDLGFGRHRLGGSILAQVTNQFGGETPDLDDPARLIGLVRAINLLRGEGLLRAYHDRSDGGLWSCLCEMAFASHRGLDIDLAPLLAPGSSISEELAWRALFSEELGVVLQVDRGHVPRVLAALEHEGLAEHSHQIATPNERYAVKVSLGPARLWEQPLQALHQVWDEVSWRIARLRDHPEAADSEHRLAGDPVDPGLHAHLTFSPASPAMAKRASGARPRVAILREQGVNSHLEMSYAMSLAGFETVDVHMTDLQSGRFQLDDFRGFVACGGFTYGDTLGAGEGWARSILFNPELSAHFQQFFARSDTFALGVCNGCQMMAALASIIPGAEAWPRFTRNRSEQFEARLSLVEVLDSPSIFFRGMAGSRIPIAVSHGEGFADFSQRGDPDLVKRALRFVDHLGQPTEVYPLNPNGSLAGLTSVTTPDGRFTVLMPHPERVFRNIQMSWSAGNRSERSPWMRMFHNAREWAG; encoded by the coding sequence ATGCCATTGATTTGTCTCGACGGCGGCAACGCCCTTTCCTCGTTCCGAACCGCCGCGCTCCTGCCCCGGCTGCAGAGCATCCAAGCCGCCATCCGGTCGGTGCATGCCCGCTTCATTCACGCGGTCTCCGCGCCGCAAGACTTCCCGTCCTCATCGCGTCGCAAGCTCGCTGAATTGCTCACTTATGGCGATCCCTATGTCGGACCCGTCCAAGGCGTGAAACTGCTCATCGCCCCGCGGCTCGGAACCGTTTCGCCCTGGGCCTCCAAGGCCACCGATATCGCCCACAACTGCGGACTCCCTGTCCGGAGGGTGGAACGGTTGACCGAATTCATCCTGATCCTCGCCGATGCAGAATCCGAACTCGCTCCCTCCGAAAGCGCCGCTTGTGCGGCGTTGTTGCACGATCGGATGACGGAAAGTGTCCTTTCGCATCGTGACGCCATTCCCGCTTTATTCGAATCCAAGCCGGGACGGCCGATGGAGCACGTGGACGTTCTGGTTGGAGGGAAGGCGGCGCTGGAACGGGCCAACGAAACTTTCGGTCTGGCCCTGAGCGACGACGAAATCGAATACCTGGCCAGCGCCTTCCGGGCGTTGCGGAGGAATCCCACCGACGTGGAATTGATGATGTTCGCGCAGGCGAACAGCGAGCATTGCCGCCACAAAATCTTCAACGCGGAGTTTGTCATCGACGGCGAGGCGCAAGAGCAGTCGCTCTTCCAAATGATCCGCCACACCCATCGCCTGGCCCCGCAACACACCGTCGTGGCCTACAGCGACAATGCCGCCGTCATGGAGGGGAAGCTCATCGAACGATGGGAGCCCACCCCGAATCCGCGCGACCGCCGTTACCAATCCTCCCAAGGTCTCGTCCACAATTTGATGAAGGTCGAGACGCACAATCATCCCACCGCCATTTCCCCCTTCCCGGGCGCCGCCACGGGCGCCGGTGGGGAGATTCGCGACGAGGGCGCCACCGGCCGAGGCTCCCGCCCCAAGGCCGGTCTGACCGGCTTCAGCGTTTCGAACCTGCTGTTGCCCGGCACGCAGGAGCCTTGGGAAAAGCGATCCTCGAGCAAACCGGCCCATGTGGCCTCCGCATTGCAAATCATGATCGAGGGGCCGCTGGGAGGCGCGGCGTTCAACAATGAGTTCGGACGGCCCAATCTGGGCGGCTACTTTCGAGTGTATGAACAATGGGTGAACGGCCAGTGCCGCGGCTATCATAAGCCGATCATGATCGCGGGCGGCATCGGATCCATCGCAGCCGATCAAACCACCAAGGTCGCATTCGAACCCGGCGCTCTCCTCGTGCAATTGGGAGGGCCGGGAATGCGCATCGGCATGGGAGGAGGAGCCGCGAGCTCGCTGGCCGCGGGCGCGAACACGGCGGACCTCGACTTCGATTCGGTTCAACGCGGCAATCCCGAAATCCAGCGGCGCGCGCATGAAGTCATCGTGCGATGCGCCGCCCTGGGCTCAAACAATCCCATCCTCTCCATTCACGACGTGGGAGCCGGGGGACTTTCCAACGCGTTCCCGGAACTGGTGCATGGCGCCGACCGGGGCGCGCGTTTCGATTTGCGCCAGGTGCCCCTCGAGGAATCGGGCCTGGCTCCCAAGGAAGTTTGGTGCAATGAAAGCCAGGAACGGTATGTCCTGGCCATCAGGCCCGAGTCGCTGGCCCTTTTCGAGGAGCTGTGCCATCGCGAACGCTGCCCGTTTGCAGTCGTCGGCCGGGCCACCGAAGCCCCCCAGCTCATTCTGGAGGACGGGCCTGAAGGCCTCCGCGCGATCGATCTGCCCATGGAAGTTCTGCTGGGCAAACCGCCCCGGATGCTTCGCCACGCCAGCCGGATCCGACGGACTCCACCGCCCTTCGAACAAGCTTCTCTCGATTGGAAAAACGCCGCGCTGGACGTGCTCCGGCACCCCACCGTCGCGTCCAAACGATTTCTCATCACCATCGGCGACCGCACCGTCGGCGGATTGTCGTCCCGCGACCCCCTGGTTGGCCCTTGGCAGGTGCCCGTCGCAGATTGCGCGGTGACCCTCGCGGACTACGCCGGGTTCCGAGGAGAGGCGATGAGCATGGGAGAACGCACGCCCCTCGCCGCCTTCAACGCGCCGGCCTCAGGCCGCATGGCCGTGGGCGAAGCCCTCACCAATCTCCTGTCCGCTCCGATCGAGCTCGCCCGCGTCAAATTGAGCTGCAATTGGATGGCGGCCTGCGGAGAGGCGGGAGAAGACGCGGACCTCTGCGACACTGTACGGGCCGTCGGACTCGAGCTTTGCCCTGCCCTAGGCATCAGCGTGCCGGTAGGCAAGGACAGCTTGTCGATGCGCACCCGCTGGACGGAAAACGGGGAATCGCGACAGGTCACCGCGCCGGTCAGCCTGATTGTGAGCGCGTTCGCCACGGTTGAAGACGTGCGTCCGGCACTCACCCCTTGGTTGAGTTCCGGAGAAACCGTGCTTATTCTGGTGGACCTCGGTTTTGGCCGTCACCGCCTGGGGGGATCAATCTTGGCCCAGGTCACGAACCAGTTCGGAGGAGAAACCCCGGACCTCGATGATCCGGCGCGCCTGATTGGACTGGTGCGCGCCATCAACTTGCTTCGCGGCGAGGGGCTTTTGCGGGCCTACCATGATCGGAGCGACGGCGGGTTGTGGAGCTGTTTATGCGAAATGGCGTTTGCCTCCCACCGAGGACTCGATATCGATCTCGCTCCGCTCCTGGCCCCTGGCTCATCCATCTCGGAAGAACTCGCGTGGCGGGCACTCTTCTCGGAGGAGTTAGGAGTCGTTTTGCAGGTGGACCGTGGCCACGTTCCGCGAGTGCTTGCAGCGCTGGAACACGAGGGACTGGCTGAGCACTCGCATCAGATCGCCACCCCCAATGAACGGTATGCGGTCAAGGTGTCCCTCGGACCCGCCCGGCTCTGGGAGCAACCACTTCAGGCTTTGCACCAAGTTTGGGACGAGGTGAGCTGGAGAATCGCGCGTCTGCGGGATCATCCCGAGGCGGCGGACTCCGAACACCGGCTGGCCGGCGACCCGGTCGACCCTGGTCTGCACGCACACCTCACCTTTTCCCCGGCTTCTCCTGCGATGGCAAAGCGAGCTTCCGGCGCTCGGCCGCGAGTGGCAATTTTAAGAGAGCAGGGAGTCAACAGCCACTTGGAGATGAGCTATGCCATGTCCCTGGCTGGATTCGAAACGGTGGATGTTCACATGACCGACCTCCAATCCGGCCGTTTCCAGCTCGATGACTTTCGAGGCTTTGTGGCGTGCGGTGGATTTACCTATGGCGACACCCTGGGCGCCGGAGAAGGCTGGGCTCGCTCGATTCTGTTCAATCCGGAGTTATCAGCCCACTTCCAACAATTCTTTGCGCGGTCCGACACCTTTGCCCTGGGGGTTTGCAACGGCTGCCAGATGATGGCCGCTTTGGCTTCGATCATCCCCGGGGCGGAAGCCTGGCCGCGGTTCACCCGCAATCGCAGCGAGCAATTCGAGGCGCGTCTGAGCCTGGTGGAAGTGCTCGACAGCCCTTCGATCTTTTTCCGAGGCATGGCCGGCAGCCGCATCCCCATTGCGGTGTCGCACGGTGAAGGATTTGCCGACTTCTCCCAGCGCGGCGACCCCGACCTCGTCAAACGAGCCCTGCGCTTCGTGGATCACCTCGGCCAACCGACCGAGGTCTATCCCTTGAATCCGAATGGAAGTCTGGCCGGACTCACTTCGGTCACCACACCCGATGGCCGATTCACCGTGCTCATGCCCCACCCGGAGCGGGTCTTCCGCAACATTCAAATGAGCTGGAGCGCTGGGAACCGAAGCGAGCGCAGCCCCTGGATGCGGATGTTCCACAACGCCCGTGAATGGGCCGGATAG
- a CDS encoding HEAT repeat domain-containing protein, which yields MRRRRDTPNLNVRWNFAWPGVPLVLLRLSPDIDTGMGRLAQVPRSGHAHAAAGFAWVQDPEQKYAAALTNLVAAAGDERLRWFWIRCLGRLGPQAAEVSPHLRDWAERDPILKVRHEAIQSLGGVDSSPATLEFLRKRYRDPGDRSAVMAAFLRMGVKAKPAEDLIREATLDRDMHTAMFARWALNSVEGKTNVFSTGKE from the coding sequence TTGCGCCGCCGCAGGGACACACCGAATCTCAACGTGCGCTGGAACTTCGCGTGGCCTGGTGTCCCTTTAGTGCTCCTCCGGCTGAGCCCGGACATCGATACCGGAATGGGTCGGCTCGCGCAGGTTCCGCGGTCCGGCCATGCTCACGCGGCCGCCGGCTTTGCCTGGGTCCAGGATCCCGAGCAGAAATATGCCGCAGCTTTGACCAATCTTGTGGCGGCGGCTGGTGACGAACGCCTCCGCTGGTTCTGGATCCGCTGCCTTGGACGCTTGGGTCCTCAAGCCGCTGAAGTTTCGCCCCATCTGCGTGACTGGGCGGAGCGCGACCCGATCCTGAAAGTGCGCCACGAAGCGATCCAGTCCTTAGGAGGCGTGGATTCCAGCCCCGCAACGCTGGAGTTCTTGCGGAAAAGGTATCGGGATCCTGGGGATCGCAGCGCGGTGATGGCGGCGTTCTTGCGCATGGGCGTCAAGGCGAAGCCCGCCGAGGACTTGATCCGGGAGGCGACGCTGGACCGTGATATGCACACCGCGATGTTCGCGCGGTGGGCGTTGAACAGCGTGGAAGGAAAGACCAACGTTTTTTCGACCGGAAAAGAATAG
- the queG gene encoding tRNA epoxyqueuosine(34) reductase QueG — MKDAVRRKAIELGFSECRFAAAEVPRSGGAFSRWLEAGRHGEMAYLQRNAEKRLDPQRVLPGVRTFIVLAIAYTFRDAEQPPAQAVSEPRGQVARYAWHADYHEVLRQPLDDLARFIERQGGGETQCLAYVDTGPILERDAAQSAGIGFIGKHTNLIGRRLGNWFLLAEILTTALFEPDPPETNRCGSCTRCLAACPTGALVAPFEMDARRCISYLTIELKGSIPESLRRPIGGRVFGCDDCLEVCPWNRFAKEAGMMNAAARPDLRSVPLHEWLQLDDAGFKRRFAGTPMWRTKRRGLLRNVCVALGNVGNADSLAPLAKAVQDPEPLVQEHARWAIAEIESRRRAATAASE, encoded by the coding sequence ATGAAGGACGCGGTCCGCCGCAAGGCGATCGAACTGGGTTTTTCCGAGTGCCGCTTCGCCGCCGCGGAGGTTCCAAGATCCGGGGGGGCGTTTTCCCGCTGGCTCGAAGCGGGCCGTCACGGCGAAATGGCGTATCTTCAACGCAACGCGGAGAAACGCCTCGACCCTCAGCGGGTGTTGCCCGGAGTTCGCACCTTCATCGTCTTGGCTATCGCTTATACGTTCCGGGATGCCGAGCAGCCTCCGGCGCAAGCGGTGTCGGAGCCTCGCGGCCAGGTGGCACGCTATGCCTGGCACGCAGATTATCACGAGGTTCTGCGCCAGCCGCTTGACGATCTGGCAAGATTTATCGAGCGGCAAGGGGGCGGGGAGACCCAATGCCTGGCTTATGTCGATACCGGGCCCATTTTGGAACGTGACGCGGCTCAATCTGCCGGAATCGGCTTCATCGGCAAACATACCAACTTGATCGGGCGGCGGCTGGGCAATTGGTTTCTTCTCGCCGAGATTCTGACCACGGCTTTGTTTGAACCCGACCCGCCCGAGACCAATCGGTGTGGATCCTGCACCCGGTGCCTTGCCGCCTGCCCGACCGGCGCGCTGGTCGCGCCCTTCGAGATGGACGCCCGCCGTTGTATCAGTTACCTGACGATCGAACTGAAGGGGTCGATTCCAGAATCCTTGCGGCGTCCGATCGGGGGGCGAGTTTTTGGCTGCGATGATTGCCTCGAAGTGTGCCCCTGGAACCGGTTCGCGAAAGAAGCTGGAATGATGAATGCCGCGGCGCGTCCCGACCTCCGGTCGGTGCCGCTGCATGAGTGGCTTCAGTTGGATGACGCGGGGTTCAAGCGCCGTTTTGCCGGGACACCGATGTGGAGAACAAAGCGGCGAGGTTTGCTCCGCAACGTCTGCGTGGCCCTTGGCAATGTGGGGAACGCTGATTCCCTGGCACCCTTGGCCAAAGCAGTCCAGGATCCCGAGCCCCTCGTGCAAGAACACGCGCGATGGGCGATCGCGGAAATTGAGAGCCGCCGCCGAGCCGCAACAGCGGCATCGGAATGA
- a CDS encoding shikimate kinase, producing the protein MIRRLRGVRMPDVSHGVAPKNLALVGFMGCGKSSTGRMLASLLQFKFVDTDDWIEKKAGKRISEIFATEGEPAFRKLESDVVRELEGLQRCVISTGGGLIVNPENLESLKKHAMVFCLWASPETLYERVKNQNHRPLLNDPDPARKIRTLLEARTPAYRNADVLVSTERRSLREVAQHIANHFRAVNRHHAS; encoded by the coding sequence ATGATTCGCAGGTTGCGCGGGGTTAGGATGCCCGACGTGAGTCATGGTGTAGCACCCAAAAACTTGGCGTTGGTGGGATTCATGGGCTGTGGCAAGTCCTCGACCGGGCGCATGCTGGCAAGCTTGTTGCAATTCAAGTTCGTCGATACCGACGATTGGATCGAAAAAAAGGCCGGTAAACGCATTTCCGAGATCTTCGCCACCGAAGGCGAACCGGCGTTCCGCAAGCTGGAAAGTGATGTGGTGCGCGAATTGGAAGGGCTCCAGCGTTGCGTCATTTCGACGGGGGGTGGATTGATCGTCAATCCGGAGAATTTGGAGAGTCTGAAGAAGCACGCGATGGTGTTTTGTTTATGGGCCTCTCCGGAAACCTTGTATGAGCGCGTGAAGAACCAGAATCATCGTCCGCTCCTCAACGATCCGGATCCCGCTCGAAAAATCCGGACCCTGTTGGAAGCCCGGACTCCGGCCTACCGCAACGCGGATGTGCTGGTGAGCACGGAGCGACGGTCGTTGCGCGAGGTGGCGCAGCACATTGCCAATCATTTTCGCGCGGTCAACCGCCACCATGCCTCATGA